From the Callithrix jacchus isolate 240 chromosome 22, calJac240_pri, whole genome shotgun sequence genome, the window GTTTATCCTCCTCCCAGCGTATTTACTTAGCTTCCTTTAGCAGAAGTATTAAAagcttgaattttcttttcttttttttttctttgagatggagtttcactttgttgcccaggctggggtgcaagtggtacagtcttggttcactgcaacctccacctcctgggttcaagtaattctcctgcctcagccttctggttagctaggactacagacgcccgccaccatgcctagctttttttttttttgagacgaagtttcgctcttgttacccaggctggagcgcaatggcgcgatctcggctcaccgtgacctctgcctcctgggttcaagcatttctcctgcctcagcctcccgagtcgctgggactacaagcatgcgccaccatgcccagctaatttttgtattttttttttttttttcagtagagacggggtttcaccttgttgaccaggatggtctcgaactcttgacctcgtgatccacccaccttggcctcccgaagtgctgggattataggtgtgagccactccacctggccgctatttttgtatttttagtagaaatggtttCACAAtcttagccaggctagtctcaaactcctgacctcaagtgatctgcctgccttgccctccctaaatgttgggattacaggcatgagccactgccctcagccaAAAGCTTGGATTTTCTTTGTCATGTTATACACACTGGTATCAAGAAGGATGGTTATGAGCGTTCTTGTAGACGTGAATTTGCCGCAGGTACATAATTTTAGATGCATCATAGGCTCTGCACAGTTTTCATTTCACACTGTCTGGCTGCTCATCCCATCATGGAAGTAGCAGTGGCCAAATGGCCACTCTGCAGTGGACACTGCTTGCTTTCTGTGTGGTGTCTGGTTGAGGCTTCCAgcagccttgtggtatagttccTGTGTTTAAGTCCATTGTACAAATTAGACCCCTCAGTCTAAATGAGAGTGATTTATCCAAAGTGAATCACCTACCTACTAAGGGACAAAAGGAGGATTTCCTCTTCCTGGATCCTAAACTCTTtgctattgcctttttttttgagatgtagtctcactctgtcgcccagtgtGGACTgtagtggcacggtcttggcttactgcagcttctccCTCCCAGGTgtaagtcattctcctgcctcaagcttctgagttgctgggacttcaggtgtctgccactgcacctggctaatttttgcatttttgtagggatgaggtttcgccatgttagccaggttggtcttgaactcctgaccttagatgatccacccatctcagcctcctaaagtgctgggattacaggtgtaagccatcgcacctggcctacCATTGCATTTTTAAGCACCCTGTGGAAATTGCTTCTTTCACTGGGTACCTCCCTCTCTTGAGTACCCAAAACGTGGTCAAAGGCCTGGCCAGTTAGAGATGCTGAAATCCCAGGCGAAGGCATTTCCAGGATATCACACACAAGAAGTTGGCTTTTCTGCTGCAGGAATGGGTGGAGCCAGATAGAATTGTTGATTGCTTTGAGGAGAAAGTGTTTTGaaagtttcattttatattttaggctGTAACAGAAGACAAGTATGAAATACTGCAATCCGTCGACGATGCTGCAATTTtgataaaaaacacaaaagagccTCCGTTGTCACTGACCATCCACCTGACATCCCCTGTTGTcagagaagaaatggagaaagtatTAGCTGGAGgtagggaggccaagacaggccgGCAGGACTTTGAAAACATGGTGTTCCCTTACTATTCAAATGTGCTATTCAGTTTTAGACTGCTTTGGTAAAAGGCTACGGTGTAGATTGATCACCTTTACTCTGAGATCACATCTCCCGTTGGCTTTGAGTACTTGGGAGTTTGACAAAACGGTCGCACTAAAAGTGAGTAGCACTTTTCAGAGGGGACTGCaccattttcctttatcttcatCCTTGAATGTTTTCAAATGTGAATGTGGAAGTTGTTTTTTCATGAAGCCATTCTTTGGCTGTGAAGAAGTGTGTCACTGGTGATTTTCTGGTTTTAAAGGTGACTAGAGACAAGCAGATGGTTTCTGCATGAGCATCCGGTGGAATTTACCAACAGCCTGTGTTGCAGCTGAGCTCAGGGCCTCTTCGTTTGTTCTCTGCCATGGCTCTTTTATCATCTAAAGTGACAGAAGCACAAAGAGCTGATACAGAGTTTTGGATAAAGTTTTAAACAGTTGTCCGATTTTCAGACCACATCATTGGACCTTGCACTAATAATGTGCTCACAGTCCATGGCCTGTGCCTTGTGTGCCTCTCTTCAGGGCCTTATCCAAATCCCTGGCATGCAGATGGCAGAGAAATCAAACGCTCAGCTTGGCCGCAGCATAGGCTGCTGTAGTGCCCTTGTTGCTGTTTACCTTTGGTTCTCATAGCTGATTCCGACTACCAAAGGCCTTCTAGTTGATGAACGTAGGGACGCTGGACCTTTGACCAACAGGACACTCTCTGTCAAGGGCTGGGGCTAGGGCAGTCCCGCCTGGTGGGCGGAGTTGGTCCCCTTTGCTGCAGATGCCCTGGGTGGGCTATTGTGGGATGCAGAGAGGGAGTTCATTTCCTCTCCCCcgacctttttaatttttttcctattgaacATTTTAGCATAGCTAATTTATTGGGAGAACATGGGGAGGAGGCAAGGGAAGAGAATTAGAAGATAGGCTCCACCTATCTCTCCCCTCCCTCATGAGATTATTCCTTTTAGAATAACTCCCcacttttgtttttgtgttcgttttatttttttcttttttctttttcttttttatattttggagagGGGGCCTACAATTTTTACTATTTCCTCACAGGGCAGAGTTCAATGTGCTCTAGTTTCTCCTTCCCTGGTCCAGGGTGGAGATGAATTCAGCTTCTGGGAAACTCAGCTGCCCTTTAGAAAGCTGCCACATCCCCTTTCCACCTGACAGAAACCCCTTGGTCAAACTGTGCCTTGTCTTCTTATTCCATCCATGAATAGAAACGCTATCAGTCAACGACCCCCCGGACGTTCTGGACAGGCAGAAATGCCTTGCTGCCCTGGCGTCCCTCCGACACGCCAAGTGGTTCCAGGTTTGCATTTTGTTCTTCTATTTGTCTTTTGGTAGAGAATTCCTAAGTTTTAACTTGGCTAACTGTCACCATAAAGATTCCTTAACATTGACGATAGCCGTGCCGAACTTAGCACCTGCGGCTGTGCAGGTCCTAAAGGAGTGCACCTCAACAAATTTGACCCCAAAAGAGGCAGAGATCGAGTTGgtgggctgctgctgctgttgctgctgctgctgctttgtgTTAAGAGTAACACCCTACTACACGTGGTGAGATCCGGCTGGCCACACTCTTGGTGGTCGCCAGCGTTGACGGTTTACTCTTGGCAAAGCAGCACCGTGACTCTTGTGGTGTTCATGTTGATCTTTGTTCTAGGCAGTGCCTCAGACTGAAGAGCCTGTGCTTTCTTCCCCTAGGCCAGAGCCAATGGGCTGAAGTCGTGTGTCATTGTGATCCGGGTCCTGAGGGACCTGTGCACTCGTGTGCCCACCTGGGGTCCCCTCCGAGGCTGGGTAAGGCATATTGCTCTGGCTACTGGGGGTGGTGCGTGCAGAGACTCTCTGATATCCCAGAACACTTTATGGTCATGGGGCAGGAGTAGCCCCTTCACGTGTGTCTGGTGTGTACCCTTCAAGAGCACTGAAGGGTACACACCAGACACACGTGAAGGGTGCACAAACTCCTGCACTGCACACCTGGGGTTTGGGTTGGGGCAGTGTGGGTCAAGGCCCTCTGTGGAGGTCACACAGCTCAATCCCAGGAGGTGGGAATGATCCCTCTGGAAAGGTTTGCAGATGCTCTCACACAGGGCCAGTTCTGGCCAGCTTCCCCTAcccacccacttttttttttttttttttttaaagcatacagTTGAggtgttttttatatttgtaaatggtTAGGTTTTAAGTATGAGGGACTACATTATAGCCTCAGCTTGGTCTCTGAGCACACACAGCCTGAACGGTGGCATGTCTGGTCCTTGAAGGCCCCTGCCCTAGGTGCCAGGGCTCATGCTTAGCCCCCAGGCTTCGACTTTACCCAGCTGGACAGCTGAGAGTCGTGTGTGTACCGCCATCCACTCATGCAGTGACAGCTCTCTAGTAATGGCCAGCCCCATCCTGTAGactcttggctcactgttctTCTTCCCTTTCAGCCTCTCGAGCTCCTGTGTGAGAAATCCATTGGCACGGCCAACAGACCGATGGGTGCTGGCGAGGCCTTGCGGAGAGTACTGGAGTGCCTGGCGTCGGGCATCGTGATGCCAGGTTGGGGACCTTGTGCTTTGCAGGTTTCAGGGAAAGGACAGGGTTCCAGGCCGCCTCTTGGCGGGTACACTGACTGGGTTAGGGCAGCAGCAGCCCCGTCTCCATTCCTTAGAGCTGAAGCATGTGACTACCCTCTGGCACCATCATATCCAGCCCTGACCGGGTCCGCAGCTGTCATTCAAAGGGCGGATCCGGGGCAGTGGTGACCCACTCCCACGTGAAGTTCTTGCTCTGAGACACTTGTGAATTATTTCTGTCAAGGGCTGGACGCCGAGTGGGTCACCGAGCTCGGCGTGTTTTCCAGAGCTGGGTGTGGATGGGGCGCGGGGGGTAACACACCTAGTTCCCTCTGCCAGCACACCTCTTCCGAGATGCTAAAAGATAATCCTCTGCATATCTTCCTTGTTTCCTGCCTTCAGATGGTTCTGGCATTTATGACCCTTGTGAAAAAGAAGCCACTGATGCTATTGGGCATCTAGACAGACAGCAACGGGAAGATATCACACAGAGTGCGCAGGTATAGTCATCGCCATTGCCAACGTGCACCCTTACCCAGTCTGTAATCACTGGCTTCcagttccattactgggtattccCAGGGTAGCCCCTGGACTCATAGGCTCAGGTTGGGGACTGAAGGCAAAGGGATCGTGTCTGATACAGGGCGCCCCAATCTGGGCTGCTTCTTTCCCCTGGTGCCATGCGTGGTTGTTGTCTGCCCCCTCCCTTGGCCTGCTTGAGTGCTATTTTCGGACACCGAGTGGTGCTGGGAGTTGTGTTTGCTGTGCGGACTGCTCTGGGGACCTTCCCCTGCAGGCCACCACATGGCTCCGTGTGGCAACCAGTCCCCAGGTTGGGGTCTCCTGTATTCCTCTGGAAGGGGGATGGTCACAGACTGGCCTTCCCCCACAGCAAGGCTGGGCTTGAGCAGTCAGGCTCTCCCCTGGCTCTTGGGGAACCCCATGCTGTCGTAGGGGAGACCATTAGCAGCCCTTGAGCTCCACCCCTCCTCAGAAGGCAGTAGTAAGTGCACACTCCGTGGCCGGGAGCATAGGGCAGCTGAGTCAGAGTCTCTTCCCCTTCTCCAGCACGCACTGCGGCTTGCTGCCTTCGGCCAGCTCCATAAAGTCCTGGGCATGGACCCTTTGCCTTCCAAGATGCCCAAGAAACCAAAGAATGAAAACCCAGTGGACTATACCGGTAAGCTCGTGGCGGTTGCCTGATGGCTGGGGCTCAAGGAAGAGTGGCTACCTGCATCCGTCAGCTATGCCCTGCTTTCTCCTTGCAGTTCAGATCCCACCTAGCACCACCTATGCCATTACACCCATGAAACGCCCCATGGAGGAGGACGGGGAGGAGAAGTCTCCcagcaaaaagaagaagaagattcaGAAGAAAggtacaggccgggcgcggtggctcacgcctgtaatcccagcactttgggaggccgaggcgggagaatcgcttgagctcaggagtttgagcccagcctgggcaacatggcgaaaccccgtctctacaaaaaatacaaaaattagctgggtgtggtggcgtagcTGTAGtgccacctacttgggaggctgagatgggaggatggcttgagcctgggaagtggaggttgcagtgagccgatctggcaccactgcacttcatcctgggcaacagagtgagaccttgcttAAAATCAgtattgaaaaattataaaagcgAAATAGATAAAAAACAGAATGGAAGGCACAGACCTCCACTAGTGCTGCTGCTTTATCCATCTGGTCCTGTGAAGGCTCACCTTGCAGCTGTGGGGCGCCTGCTTTTTCGTTATTTTTCTCAGCTGtgatttctaagttttttttagCAATGATTAAGCGTGATGGGGATATGGAAGATGAGCAGGATGGTGGTGCCACAGCTGGAGGACCAAGCTGGGCTCAGTGTGCCTTGCTGCCCCACCCACTGAGTTACCCTACAGAGGCAGCCCCAGGGGTTAGGATTGACAGAGCTGCCTCTCGGGGAGACCTGCTATCATGCTTATCAGAGCCACCTTGCTATTCTCTCTGTagaggagaaggcagaggccCCCCAAGCTATGAATGCCCTGATGCGGTTGAATCAGCTGAAGCCAGGGCTGCAGTACAAGCTGGTGTCCCAGACTGGGCCTGTCCATGCCCCCATCTTTACCATGTCTGTGGAGGTTGATGGCAATTCATTTGAGGCCTCTGGGCCCTCCAAAAAGACGGCCAAGCTGCATGTGGCTGTTAAGGTGAGTATGGCCAGCACCACCGTCTTCTAGGAGCAGAACCATGGCCTTTGTTTTGGGCCCCTTCTGAGCCACTGTCTCTCAGGGAGGGCATGTAGATTCTAAAAAATACTTAGATCGGCCTGTGTATTTGCCAAGTTAGATGTGGCAGGAACACCTTCCACACTGTGGCTGGCAGGCAGAGGGGTGCCCAAACGTAGTTGGGCATTATGGCCTCCTGGGGGCAGGAACTGAAAGGAAAAACCCCTCCAGATGGCTTGCCAAGTGCCTGTTGGGCATAGGGAGGCCCTGTGGCATGGCTCCCAGGCTGAGCCCTTATTGATGGGGACTTTGGGGGTCTGGCCACCTCTGCAGGTATTACAGGACATGGGCTTACCGACGGGTGCCGAAGGCAGGGACTCAAGCAAGGGGGAGGACTCAGCCGAGGAGACTGAGGCGAAGCCAGCAGTGGTGGCCCCTGCCCCAGTGGTAGAAGCTGTCTCAACCCCCAGCGCTGCCTTTCCCTCAGATGCCACTGCCGAGGTGAGCACATGGTGGGCGCTGGGAGTGACTGCCAGGACAGAGCAGGCAGCCCTGTGTCCCATCAGCAAGGTGGTTACTGGTCCTTGTTAATTTCCCCCCAGAAGCCACTCTTTCAGGCCAGGAGCCCACACTGCTGTCCTCTGAACCATGTTTGGGAGGGCCTGTGGATGTTTTCCCAGCATCCTAGGCTATTCTGGGGTGGCTCTGGGTTGAGAACTTTCTGTTCAGAGGGGAGGCATGGGCAGGGGGCACATTGCTGGGTCTGGTCGGAAGCCCTCACTAGAGTCAGTGGAGACTCTGGCTAGGACTGGCAGGGTACAAGGAGCAGAGGCTCTGCCTTGGTGCTTCCACTCCTGTGTGGCTGGAAAGCCCATAGCTGagtttgttggttttcttttctgttttccctgaGAACGTAAAACAGCAGGGGCCGATCCTGACAAAGCACGGCAAGAACCCAGTCATGGAGCTGAATGAGAAGAGGCGTGGGCTCAAGTATGAGCTCATCTCCGAGACCGGGGGCAGCCATGACAAGCGTTTCGTCATGGAGGTGCGCGGCCTGGAGCTCCCCGCTGGGGTGATCCCGTGGGGGGGTCTGGGGTCCCCCTGCCCCTGGAGGGAGGCACTGGGTCATCCCCCATCTGCACTTTGCAGGTCGAAGTTGATGGACAGAAGTTCCAAGGTGCTGGTTCCAACAAAAAGGTGGCAAAGGCCTACGCTGCCCTTGCTGCCCTAGAAAAGCTTTTCCCTGACACCCCTCTCGCCCTTGATGCCAATAAAAAGAAGAGAGCCCCAGTACCTGTCAGAGGAGGGCCAAAATTTGCTGCTAAGGTGAGCAGTGGCCCTTGAACCTCCTGGCCTTGGGCATAGGTTCTTTTGCAACCTGCACATGAAGGGACTGTCTGTTCCCTGTGTTCTCTCCTCTTAGCCACATAATCCTGGCTTTGGCATGGGAGGCCCCATGCACAATGAagtgcccccaccccccaaccttCGAGGTCGGGGAAGAGGCGGGAACATCCGGGGGCGAGGGCGCGGGCGAGGATTTGGTGGCGCCAACCATGGAGGCTACATGAATGCCGGTAAGGGCCCTTGTACTGTACTGACCTGCGTTCCCCCACATGCATGCTCTGGGAATAAGCCTGTGGTGCCCCTGGGGTGGGCCTGAGATACCACTGGTCCCCCGTAACCCTGTCTGTCCCCTTCCAGGCGCTGGGTATGGAAGCTACGGGTATGGAGGCAACTCGGCAACAGCGGGCTACAGTAAGTGTGCGTTTCTCTCTGTCTGACGTGGGAAGCAGCTGCAGTGTAGCTTCTGGGCCTGAGTTAACACAGGGCGGCTAGAGTAGCTTCATGGAGGCTTTAGGGGGGCACACAACCTTTTTGCAGTGATTAGGTCAGATGGCCCTTGAGCCCCCACCCCGTCCCACAGGGATTGATTCTGTGTTAACACACGAGCTCGTGTGACTGCAAAGTTCCTTTAAAAGttagcattttaaatttctctgcTTTAAGCCATGCGAAGCACCAATCTTGTGAATATGCTTTTCCGGCCAGTGCACAGCTCTTGTCTTGAGAAGGAGCCTTCATTGGGGGGTTACAGGAGCAGAGAAATCTAAAACATGAATTTCAAATGTGGCGCTCTGTGCCCTTTTTCAAAAGAATTCTAATTTCTTCTCTCTGCTCTGTCTCCCCCTTTTGTAGGTGACTTTTTCACAGACTGCTACGGCTATCATGATTTTGGGTCTTCCTAGAGCGTCTAAAAGTATTGCACACAAAATCAACTTTTTACTCCAATTTCCTCCAACTCCAAAACCCAAAGTGTCCGTGCTGTGTCCCTGTGCTTCACTGGGTTTCTCAACCGTGGCTTTTCACCGCAGCTTGTCTGAAACTCTTAGCCTGCAGAATTTAAGACAATGGCAGTTTTTATCGTGATTTGCCTTTGAACTTGGTCCTATTGAAGTTCACAATAagtggaaaacaattttttcagAGAATGTATTTTTGTGCAGAATTGCACAGAATTCTAGAGACAGCGTTGTTCGGCATCAAGGCAAAAGCCCACCTTTGCTTTTTATGGAAAGCATTACTTTATTTAAAGAGACAATGACGCATTTTAATCTACCTTTGTCTTAATTTACAGCAGGTTTTGTAtgaatttttaaccttttaacaAACTCCCAAATCTGGT encodes:
- the ILF3 gene encoding interleukin enhancer-binding factor 3 isoform X5, producing MRPMRIFVNDDRHVMAKHSSVYPTQEELEAVQNMVSHTERALKAVSDWIDEQEKGSSEQAESDNMDVPPEDDSKEGAGEQKTEHMTRTLRGVMRVGLVAKGLLLKGDLDLELVLLCKEKPTTALLDKVADNLAIQLAAVTEDKYEILQSVDDAAILIKNTKEPPLSLTIHLTSPVVREEMEKVLAGETLSVNDPPDVLDRQKCLAALASLRHAKWFQARANGLKSCVIVIRVLRDLCTRVPTWGPLRGWPLELLCEKSIGTANRPMGAGEALRRVLECLASGIVMPDGSGIYDPCEKEATDAIGHLDRQQREDITQSAQHALRLAAFGQLHKVLGMDPLPSKMPKKPKNENPVDYTVQIPPSTTYAITPMKRPMEEDGEEKSPSKKKKKIQKKEEKAEAPQAMNALMRLNQLKPGLQYKLVSQTGPVHAPIFTMSVEVDGNSFEASGPSKKTAKLHVAVKVLQDMGLPTGAEGRDSSKGEDSAEETEAKPAVVAPAPVVEAVSTPSAAFPSDATAENVKQQGPILTKHGKNPVMELNEKRRGLKYELISETGGSHDKRFVMEVEVDGQKFQGAGSNKKVAKAYAALAALEKLFPDTPLALDANKKKRAPVPVRGGPKFAAKPHNPGFGMGGPMHNEVPPPPNLRGRGRGGNIRGRGRGRGFGGANHGGYMNAGAGYGSYGYGGNSATAGYSDFFTDCYGYHDFGSS
- the ILF3 gene encoding interleukin enhancer-binding factor 3 isoform X2 is translated as MRPMRIFVNDDRHVMAKHSSVYPTQEELEAVQNMVSHTERALKAVSDWIDEQEKGSSEQAESDNMDVPPEDDSKEGAGEQKTEHMTRTLRGVMRVGLVAKGLLLKGDLDLELVLLCKEKPTTALLDKVADNLAIQLAAVTEDKYEILQSVDDAAILIKNTKEPPLSLTIHLTSPVVREEMEKVLAGETLSVNDPPDVLDRQKCLAALASLRHAKWFQARANGLKSCVIVIRVLRDLCTRVPTWGPLRGWPLELLCEKSIGTANRPMGAGEALRRVLECLASGIVMPDGSGIYDPCEKEATDAIGHLDRQQREDITQSAQHALRLAAFGQLHKVLGMDPLPSKMPKKPKNENPVDYTVQIPPSTTYAITPMKRPMEEDGEEKSPSKKKKKIQKKEEKAEAPQAMNALMRLNQLKPGLQYKLVSQTGPVHAPIFTMSVEVDGNSFEASGPSKKTAKLHVAVKVLQDMGLPTGAEGRDSSKGEDSAEETEAKPAVVAPAPVVEAVSTPSAAFPSDATAEQGPILTKHGKNPVMELNEKRRGLKYELISETGGSHDKRFVMEVEVDGQKFQGAGSNKKVAKAYAALAALEKLFPDTPLALDANKKKRAPVPVRGGPKFAAKPHNPGFGMGGPMHNEVPPPPNLRGRGRGGNIRGRGRGRGFGGANHGGYMNAGAGYGSYGYGGNSATAGYSQFYSNGGHSGNAGGGGGGGGGGSSGYGSYYQGDNYNSPVPPKHVGKKQPHGGQQKPSYGSGYQSHQGQQQSYSQSPYSNYGPPQGKQKGYNHGQGNYSSYSNSYNSPGGGGGSDYNYESKFNYSGSGGRSGGNSYGSGGASYNPGSHGGYGGGSGGGSSYQGKQGGYSQSNYNSPGSGQNYSGPPSSYQSSQGGYGRNADHSMNYQYR
- the ILF3 gene encoding interleukin enhancer-binding factor 3 isoform X4, producing MRPMRIFVNDDRHVMAKHSSVYPTQEELEAVQNMVSHTERALKAVSDWIDEQEKGSSEQAESDNMDVPPEDDSKEGAGEQKTEHMTRTLRGVMRVGLVAKGLLLKGDLDLELVLLCKEKPTTALLDKVADNLAIQLAAVTEDKYEILQSVDDAAILIKNTKEPPLSLTIHLTSPVVREEMEKVLAGETLSVNDPPDVLDRQKCLAALASLRHAKWFQARANGLKSCVIVIRVLRDLCTRVPTWGPLRGWPLELLCEKSIGTANRPMGAGEALRRVLECLASGIVMPDGSGIYDPCEKEATDAIGHLDRQQREDITQSAQHALRLAAFGQLHKVLGMDPLPSKMPKKPKNENPVDYTVQIPPSTTYAITPMKRPMEEDGEEKSPSKKKKKIQKKEEKAEAPQAMNALMRLNQLKPGLQYKLVSQTGPVHAPIFTMSVEVDGNSFEASGPSKKTAKLHVAVKVLQDMGLPTGAEGRDSSKGEDSAEETEAKPAVVAPAPVVEAVSTPSAAFPSDATAEQGPILTKHGKNPVMELNEKRRGLKYELISETGGSHDKRFVMEVEVDGQKFQGAGSNKKVAKAYAALAALEKLFPDTPLALDANKKKRAPVPVRGGPKFAAKPHNPGFGMGGPMHNEVPPPPNLRGRGRGGNIRGRGRGRGFGGANHGGYMNAGAGYGSYGYGGNSATAGYSQFYSNGGHSGNAGGGGGGGGGGSSGYGSYYQGDNYNSPVPPKHVGKKQPHGGQQKPSYGSGYQSHQGQQQSYSQSPYSNYGPPQGKQKGYNHGQGNYSSYSNSYNSPGGGGGSDYNYESKFRGYSQSNYNSPGSGQNYSGPPSSYQSSQGGYGRNADHSMNYQYR
- the ILF3 gene encoding interleukin enhancer-binding factor 3 isoform X1; its protein translation is MRPMRIFVNDDRHVMAKHSSVYPTQEELEAVQNMVSHTERALKAVSDWIDEQEKGSSEQAESDNMDVPPEDDSKEGAGEQKTEHMTRTLRGVMRVGLVAKGLLLKGDLDLELVLLCKEKPTTALLDKVADNLAIQLAAVTEDKYEILQSVDDAAILIKNTKEPPLSLTIHLTSPVVREEMEKVLAGETLSVNDPPDVLDRQKCLAALASLRHAKWFQARANGLKSCVIVIRVLRDLCTRVPTWGPLRGWPLELLCEKSIGTANRPMGAGEALRRVLECLASGIVMPDGSGIYDPCEKEATDAIGHLDRQQREDITQSAQHALRLAAFGQLHKVLGMDPLPSKMPKKPKNENPVDYTVQIPPSTTYAITPMKRPMEEDGEEKSPSKKKKKIQKKEEKAEAPQAMNALMRLNQLKPGLQYKLVSQTGPVHAPIFTMSVEVDGNSFEASGPSKKTAKLHVAVKVLQDMGLPTGAEGRDSSKGEDSAEETEAKPAVVAPAPVVEAVSTPSAAFPSDATAENVKQQGPILTKHGKNPVMELNEKRRGLKYELISETGGSHDKRFVMEVEVDGQKFQGAGSNKKVAKAYAALAALEKLFPDTPLALDANKKKRAPVPVRGGPKFAAKPHNPGFGMGGPMHNEVPPPPNLRGRGRGGNIRGRGRGRGFGGANHGGYMNAGAGYGSYGYGGNSATAGYSQFYSNGGHSGNAGGGGGGGGGGSSGYGSYYQGDNYNSPVPPKHVGKKQPHGGQQKPSYGSGYQSHQGQQQSYSQSPYSNYGPPQGKQKGYNHGQGNYSSYSNSYNSPGGGGGSDYNYESKFNYSGSGGRSGGNSYGSGGASYNPGSHGGYGGGSGGGSSYQGKQGGYSQSNYNSPGSGQNYSGPPSSYQSSQGGYGRNADHSMNYQYR
- the ILF3 gene encoding interleukin enhancer-binding factor 3 isoform X3 is translated as MRPMRIFVNDDRHVMAKHSSVYPTQEELEAVQNMVSHTERALKAVSDWIDEQEKGSSEQAESDNMDVPPEDDSKEGAGEQKTEHMTRTLRGVMRVGLVAKGLLLKGDLDLELVLLCKEKPTTALLDKVADNLAIQLAAVTEDKYEILQSVDDAAILIKNTKEPPLSLTIHLTSPVVREEMEKVLAGETLSVNDPPDVLDRQKCLAALASLRHAKWFQARANGLKSCVIVIRVLRDLCTRVPTWGPLRGWPLELLCEKSIGTANRPMGAGEALRRVLECLASGIVMPDGSGIYDPCEKEATDAIGHLDRQQREDITQSAQHALRLAAFGQLHKVLGMDPLPSKMPKKPKNENPVDYTVQIPPSTTYAITPMKRPMEEDGEEKSPSKKKKKIQKKEEKAEAPQAMNALMRLNQLKPGLQYKLVSQTGPVHAPIFTMSVEVDGNSFEASGPSKKTAKLHVAVKVLQDMGLPTGAEGRDSSKGEDSAEETEAKPAVVAPAPVVEAVSTPSAAFPSDATAENVKQQGPILTKHGKNPVMELNEKRRGLKYELISETGGSHDKRFVMEVEVDGQKFQGAGSNKKVAKAYAALAALEKLFPDTPLALDANKKKRAPVPVRGGPKFAAKPHNPGFGMGGPMHNEVPPPPNLRGRGRGGNIRGRGRGRGFGGANHGGYMNAGAGYGSYGYGGNSATAGYSQFYSNGGHSGNAGGGGGGGGGGSSGYGSYYQGDNYNSPVPPKHVGKKQPHGGQQKPSYGSGYQSHQGQQQSYSQSPYSNYGPPQGKQKGYNHGQGNYSSYSNSYNSPGGGGGSDYNYESKFRGYSQSNYNSPGSGQNYSGPPSSYQSSQGGYGRNADHSMNYQYR
- the ILF3 gene encoding interleukin enhancer-binding factor 3 isoform X6; this encodes MRPMRIFVNDDRHVMAKHSSVYPTQEELEAVQNMVSHTERALKAVSDWIDEQEKGSSEQAESDNMDVPPEDDSKEGAGEQKTEHMTRTLRGVMRVGLVAKGLLLKGDLDLELVLLCKEKPTTALLDKVADNLAIQLAAVTEDKYEILQSVDDAAILIKNTKEPPLSLTIHLTSPVVREEMEKVLAGETLSVNDPPDVLDRQKCLAALASLRHAKWFQARANGLKSCVIVIRVLRDLCTRVPTWGPLRGWPLELLCEKSIGTANRPMGAGEALRRVLECLASGIVMPDGSGIYDPCEKEATDAIGHLDRQQREDITQSAQHALRLAAFGQLHKVLGMDPLPSKMPKKPKNENPVDYTVQIPPSTTYAITPMKRPMEEDGEEKSPSKKKKKIQKKEEKAEAPQAMNALMRLNQLKPGLQYKLVSQTGPVHAPIFTMSVEVDGNSFEASGPSKKTAKLHVAVKVLQDMGLPTGAEGRDSSKGEDSAEETEAKPAVVAPAPVVEAVSTPSAAFPSDATAEQGPILTKHGKNPVMELNEKRRGLKYELISETGGSHDKRFVMEVEVDGQKFQGAGSNKKVAKAYAALAALEKLFPDTPLALDANKKKRAPVPVRGGPKFAAKPHNPGFGMGGPMHNEVPPPPNLRGRGRGGNIRGRGRGRGFGGANHGGYMNAGAGYGSYGYGGNSATAGYSDFFTDCYGYHDFGSS